In Nitratiruptor sp. YY09-18, a single window of DNA contains:
- the fliQ gene encoding flagellar biosynthesis protein FliQ, with protein sequence MNLDQVITLTEQMLKIALLVGAPVLAVAFGVGMLVSIFQAATQIQEMTLTFIPKIVATVAALIIFGSWMYVTLIDYFHSIFDALVTLIR encoded by the coding sequence ATGAATCTTGATCAGGTTATTACTCTTACTGAACAGATGCTCAAAATTGCACTTTTGGTAGGTGCACCTGTCTTAGCGGTTGCATTTGGTGTGGGAATGCTAGTTAGTATATTCCAAGCAGCCACGCAGATCCAGGAGATGACGCTCACATTCATTCCAAAAATTGTCGCCACAGTAGCAGCGCTCATCATTTTTGGATCGTGGATGTATGTGACTTTGATTGACTATTTTCACTCAATATTTGATGCATTAGTTACACTCATTCGATGA
- the fliP gene encoding flagellar type III secretion system pore protein FliP (The bacterial flagellar biogenesis protein FliP forms a type III secretion system (T3SS)-type pore required for flagellar assembly.), whose product MPKKLLLFLLILPFPLFAATGVLDQTLEQLKDLDVTLKILFLITILSLAPAILISITSFTRIVIVLSLLRHALGIPQSPPNQVIIALSLFITFFIMQPVFNQINTQAIQPYINKQINDMEAVERAVKPLKKFLINNTEKKDIKLFLDIAKEKPKNYEDISLSTLIPAFMVSEIKIAFEVTFVVFLPFLVIDMLVASILMSMGMMMIPPMMISLPFKLILFILSDGWELLIKALIVSYK is encoded by the coding sequence ATGCCTAAAAAACTTCTTCTTTTTTTACTCATACTCCCTTTTCCACTTTTTGCTGCCACTGGCGTTTTAGACCAGACCCTAGAACAGCTCAAAGATCTTGATGTTACGCTCAAAATCTTATTTCTTATAACTATACTTAGTCTTGCCCCTGCCATTTTAATCTCTATCACTTCTTTTACACGTATTGTGATTGTTCTATCACTCTTGCGCCATGCTTTAGGTATCCCCCAATCTCCTCCCAATCAGGTCATCATAGCACTCTCACTCTTCATTACATTTTTTATCATGCAGCCAGTATTCAATCAGATAAATACCCAAGCTATTCAGCCATATATCAATAAGCAGATTAATGATATGGAAGCAGTGGAGAGGGCGGTCAAACCGCTAAAAAAGTTCCTGATCAACAATACAGAAAAAAAAGATATTAAGCTCTTTTTGGATATTGCCAAAGAAAAGCCCAAAAATTACGAAGATATTTCACTCTCGACTCTTATCCCTGCATTTATGGTAAGCGAGATAAAGATAGCCTTCGAAGTGACATTTGTGGTCTTTTTGCCTTTTTTGGTCATCGATATGTTAGTAGCCAGTATATTGATGTCGATGGGTATGATGATGATACCGCCGATGATGATTTCACTTCCATTTAAGCTTATTCTCTTTATACTATCTGATGGATGGGAACTGTTAATTAAAGCACTTATAGTGAGTTACAAATGA
- a CDS encoding flagellar biosynthetic protein FliO, which produces MLDNYEIIKFLASFTLLVIILYAIYYYVSNFQPKFKSGGKEIEVLETKVLGKNRFLYLIKVKDTTMLIAHDEQGMKLIKEWKDA; this is translated from the coding sequence TTGCTAGATAATTATGAAATTATCAAATTTTTAGCCTCTTTCACTCTTCTTGTTATAATACTCTATGCGATCTATTATTATGTTTCCAACTTTCAGCCAAAGTTCAAATCTGGTGGCAAAGAGATTGAGGTTTTGGAGACAAAAGTTTTAGGGAAAAATAGGTTTCTCTATCTCATAAAAGTAAAAGATACAACTATGCTCATAGCGCATGATGAACAAGGGATGAAGCTAATAAAAGAGTGGAAAGATGCCTAA
- a CDS encoding FliM/FliN family flagellar motor switch protein → MMKNPQNPQIDFLKDVNLRFNIEIGRVKKLLVEILSLKEGDVIELEKNIDEYIDVQLNNKPFAIGEMVIANEKYGVRIIDLAR, encoded by the coding sequence ATGATGAAAAATCCTCAAAATCCACAGATCGATTTTTTAAAAGATGTAAATCTACGATTTAATATTGAAATTGGAAGAGTCAAAAAGCTTCTCGTAGAGATTTTGTCTTTAAAAGAGGGCGATGTAATTGAATTAGAAAAAAATATCGATGAGTATATAGATGTGCAACTCAACAATAAACCTTTTGCAATCGGAGAGATGGTTATAGCCAATGAAAAATATGGAGTGAGGATCATCGATCTTGCTAGATAA
- the fliL gene encoding flagellar basal body-associated protein FliL has protein sequence MAEETNEQQEEKKGGKKKLIIILVLLLVIIGAGGGAAYKFLVLDKQKEEKQKEKKAEKVVEEIKNVEDLGVQFDVGTFIVNLQDKDADRYLKVTIVLDVQDEKIKAELEKRLPQVKDAITTLLFTKSSKELRTAEGIEELKEQILKRVNAILPIGGVKNIYFTDFVIQTA, from the coding sequence ATGGCTGAAGAAACAAATGAGCAGCAAGAGGAGAAGAAAGGTGGTAAGAAAAAGCTTATCATCATTCTTGTTCTGCTTCTTGTAATTATTGGAGCAGGTGGGGGAGCAGCCTACAAATTTTTGGTTCTCGATAAGCAAAAAGAGGAGAAACAAAAAGAGAAAAAGGCTGAAAAAGTTGTCGAAGAGATCAAAAATGTTGAAGATCTTGGTGTGCAATTTGATGTAGGTACCTTCATTGTCAACCTCCAAGATAAAGATGCTGATCGCTATCTTAAAGTCACTATAGTATTGGATGTGCAAGATGAGAAGATCAAAGCTGAGCTAGAAAAACGTCTCCCCCAAGTCAAAGATGCCATCACGACCCTCCTTTTTACCAAGTCATCAAAAGAGCTCAGAACTGCAGAAGGTATAGAGGAGCTTAAAGAGCAGATTTTAAAAAGAGTCAATGCGATACTTCCAATTGGTGGCGTAAAAAATATATACTTTACAGATTTTGTAATACAAACGGCTTAA
- a CDS encoding flagellar hook protein FlgE gives MLQSFYTGNTGLNSNKQWLSVISDNIANVNTTGYKQERVNFDDLVSSSLTTYSSGGAPKNMEIGGGVYVGSTSKDFTQGSFKNTNEPLSMALDGEGFFMVRSPSVADLVYYTRDGNFRLDANGDIINQSGYKLQGWALDEHGNMAGALGNVNIPSSLAPKTTSKVSFEEPTNLDSSVPVPANTTFSRNDSSSYNYVNTMPVYDSLGNQHTLYFYFVKTSANNWDVHSFIDNDNTDNKNSLTFDTNGNLTSGNTLSASYPVTTGASSPMKIDIDFNHIRQVASDFIFYSQQDGYGKGDLMNISVSEDGVVKGSYTNGQVKDIARLGVATFKDKEILIRKGDNLYLPNQKTFTPIIVPGGVISKIRSGMLEMSNVDISKEFINLITAQRAYQASAKTITTSDQILQTTMDIKR, from the coding sequence ATGCTACAATCATTCTATACAGGCAATACAGGACTTAATTCAAACAAACAGTGGCTCTCAGTCATTTCAGATAATATTGCTAATGTTAACACCACTGGATACAAACAAGAACGAGTAAATTTCGATGATTTGGTTTCAAGCTCACTGACTACCTATTCTTCTGGCGGTGCACCAAAGAATATGGAGATAGGTGGAGGTGTCTATGTAGGCTCTACTTCAAAAGATTTTACTCAAGGTTCATTCAAAAACACGAACGAGCCTCTCTCTATGGCACTTGATGGTGAGGGATTTTTTATGGTGAGAAGCCCTAGTGTAGCTGATCTTGTATACTACACACGCGATGGAAACTTCAGACTTGATGCTAATGGTGATATCATCAATCAATCAGGATATAAGCTTCAAGGATGGGCTCTTGATGAGCATGGCAATATGGCAGGTGCGCTGGGAAATGTCAATATTCCAAGTTCACTTGCACCTAAAACTACGTCAAAAGTCTCTTTTGAAGAGCCTACAAATCTTGATTCAAGTGTACCTGTTCCTGCGAATACTACTTTTTCACGTAATGATTCTTCTAGTTATAACTACGTCAACACAATGCCGGTATATGATAGCTTAGGAAATCAGCATACTCTCTATTTCTATTTTGTAAAAACAAGTGCTAATAACTGGGATGTGCATTCATTTATTGATAACGATAATACTGATAATAAAAATAGTTTAACATTTGATACTAATGGAAACTTGACATCTGGAAATACGCTTAGTGCTTCATATCCAGTAACAACTGGAGCAAGTTCCCCAATGAAGATTGATATTGACTTTAATCATATACGTCAAGTTGCCTCTGACTTCATCTTCTACTCACAACAAGATGGCTATGGTAAGGGTGATTTGATGAACATCTCTGTTTCTGAAGATGGTGTTGTTAAAGGCTCATATACCAATGGCCAGGTCAAAGATATTGCACGCTTAGGAGTTGCCACATTCAAAGACAAAGAGATTCTTATTAGAAAAGGGGATAATCTCTACCTGCCTAATCAAAAAACATTTACGCCGATAATAGTACCAGGTGGTGTTATCAGTAAGATCAGAAGTGGGATGCTTGAGATGAGTAACGTCGATATCTCAAAAGAGTTTATCAACCTCATCACAGCACAAAGAGCCTATCAAGCAAGTGCAAAAACAATCACCACTTCAGATCAGATCTTACAGACCACGATGGATATAAAACGATAA
- a CDS encoding flagellar hook assembly protein FlgD — MQTGAIDTLKAYGGKEIKVYDSSYDNSQIDQEGFLKVLLASFQFQDPFEAQDISKFIDNTVKLRELEVMKNFEDSVNKLSGTDALFLNATNMIGKKVSYEGDMTYVEDGKSEVSFSLPKDATDATVYIYDDENNIVDSATFHNLQANKSYKFALENEDIKDGYYKVSVVAHDGSQNIHAKVVSTALIEGIEKDSANILAKFAKGSIELNKIITIGV, encoded by the coding sequence ATGCAAACAGGTGCCATAGATACCCTCAAGGCATATGGAGGGAAAGAAATTAAAGTTTACGACTCTTCTTACGATAATTCACAAATCGATCAAGAAGGTTTCCTCAAAGTTTTACTTGCTTCATTCCAGTTTCAAGACCCTTTCGAAGCGCAAGATATCTCAAAGTTTATCGATAATACGGTAAAACTACGCGAATTAGAAGTGATGAAAAACTTCGAAGATTCAGTCAATAAACTGAGCGGAACAGATGCACTCTTTCTCAATGCAACAAATATGATTGGTAAGAAAGTCAGTTACGAAGGTGATATGACGTATGTAGAAGATGGCAAGAGTGAAGTATCTTTTTCATTACCAAAAGATGCGACAGACGCTACAGTCTATATCTATGATGATGAAAATAATATAGTTGATTCTGCTACTTTTCATAATCTCCAAGCAAACAAATCCTATAAATTTGCTCTTGAAAATGAAGATATTAAAGATGGTTACTATAAAGTGAGTGTAGTAGCACATGATGGTTCACAAAATATACATGCGAAGGTTGTTTCAACTGCTCTTATCGAAGGTATTGAAAAAGATAGTGCAAATATTTTAGCCAAATTTGCAAAAGGCTCAATAGAGCTCAATAAGATAATTACAATAGGAGTTTAA
- a CDS encoding FliI/YscN family ATPase codes for MKLKERLKNLPKFITKGRIVGVSGPIIEAYLPNVSIGDSCYLESGLETEVVGFKDGKTLLMAYDDTRGVKVGSFVEAALEPVNIGVGEELLGTVIDPFGNPLNKEYLRYENKYYLHNNPINPMQRGRISEPLDIGIRSINSLLTIGKGQRIGIFAGAGVGKSTLLGMISRYTEADVNVIALIGERGREVREFIEDNLTQEGLQKSVVVTATSDQTPLAKLRAVYVAIAIANYFSNKNRNVLFLVDSLTRLAMAQREIGLAIGEPPTSKGYTPSVFSLLPKIIEQAGTFQNKGSITGIYTVLVEGDEVSTDPVADAAVGFLDGHIVLSKKIAQKRIFPAVDVLKSISRLTPQLVDEEKLVLQSKFISLLASYTEAEDMIHMGLYKKGSSVQLDRAIDHIQDIENFLKQPINVKKNLTESFKELENLIKMIENY; via the coding sequence ATGAAATTAAAAGAGAGATTAAAAAACTTACCTAAATTTATCACAAAGGGTCGTATTGTCGGTGTAAGCGGACCTATAATTGAAGCATATTTGCCAAATGTCTCCATTGGAGATTCATGCTATCTTGAGAGTGGTCTTGAGACAGAAGTGGTAGGATTTAAAGATGGCAAAACACTTCTTATGGCTTATGATGATACAAGAGGCGTCAAGGTTGGAAGTTTTGTCGAAGCAGCACTTGAGCCGGTCAATATAGGAGTAGGTGAAGAGCTTTTAGGTACTGTCATTGATCCATTTGGTAATCCTCTTAATAAAGAGTATCTGCGCTATGAAAACAAATACTATCTCCATAACAACCCAATCAATCCTATGCAAAGAGGCCGCATAAGTGAGCCGCTTGATATCGGAATACGCTCAATTAATTCACTTCTTACAATAGGAAAAGGGCAAAGAATCGGTATCTTTGCAGGTGCTGGAGTAGGGAAGAGTACGCTTCTTGGTATGATATCGCGTTATACCGAAGCAGATGTAAATGTTATAGCGCTTATTGGAGAGCGGGGGAGAGAGGTAAGAGAGTTCATAGAAGACAATCTTACTCAAGAGGGTTTGCAAAAATCTGTAGTCGTAACAGCTACAAGTGACCAAACCCCTTTGGCAAAGCTTCGGGCAGTGTATGTAGCGATAGCAATAGCCAATTACTTTTCTAATAAAAACAGAAATGTTCTTTTTCTTGTTGACTCTCTTACTCGTCTTGCAATGGCACAAAGAGAAATTGGGCTAGCTATTGGAGAGCCGCCCACATCCAAGGGCTATACACCTTCAGTTTTTTCACTGCTACCAAAAATCATCGAACAAGCTGGAACATTCCAAAACAAAGGGAGTATTACAGGAATCTATACAGTATTAGTAGAAGGTGATGAAGTATCAACTGATCCTGTGGCCGATGCAGCTGTAGGCTTTTTGGATGGGCATATTGTCTTATCGAAAAAAATAGCCCAAAAGAGGATTTTTCCAGCAGTTGATGTCCTCAAAAGTATCAGCCGCCTTACACCGCAACTCGTAGATGAAGAAAAGCTAGTACTCCAGAGCAAATTTATCTCACTTCTAGCATCTTACACTGAAGCAGAGGATATGATACATATGGGTCTTTACAAAAAGGGTTCATCTGTGCAGCTTGATAGAGCAATAGACCATATTCAAGATATAGAAAACTTCCTCAAACAGCCTATCAATGTCAAGAAAAATCTTACAGAAAGCTTTAAAGAGTTAGAAAATCTCATAAAAATGATAGAAAATTATTAA